In a genomic window of Flavobacteriales bacterium:
- a CDS encoding M1 family metallopeptidase yields MRSLTFAPAAALLFIMAGCSHEPEPKDNQPIFTMDPHSHARPQEARITHLSLDLEVDMEAEQVSGTARYDIAMAKDAERIVFDTDGLDIERVTLDDGEETAYSLGDTSFLGRALTVTLAPGTRSVTIAYRTGPGARALQWLKPQQTSGKRHPFLFTQGQAILTRTWIPIQDSPGIRFTYEASMRVPKGLMAVMSAENPTEVNADGAYAFRMEQPIPAYLIALAVGDLAFVPVGERTGVYAEPDLVQKAAWEFADMERMLTTAEALYGDYRWGRYDVIVLPPSFPFGGMENPRLTFATPTILAGDRSLTALVAHELAHSWSGNLVTNATWNDFWLNEGFTVYFENRICEAVYGDEYARMLQLLGRQDLHATIAKLEGKGQHADTHLRLHLEGRDPDEGMNDVAYEKGFALLKLLEEKAGRAKFDAFLRGYFDAHAFRSMTTDDFVAYLDDHLLKPEGIELNVAEWIDGAGLPDNAIEPQSDSFAKVEAEIARWASGTAAEQIDVQGWTTFHWMHFLRHLPEGLDSEKMKELDEAFAFTANGNAEVLSAWLELCIRNDFDPAFDRLDQFLTTVGRRKFLLPLYAELNKSEKGRLMAHTIYTAARGNYHSVSVRSLDELLAWKENRPAAKF; encoded by the coding sequence ATGCGCTCACTCACCTTCGCGCCCGCCGCAGCCCTGCTCTTCATCATGGCCGGATGTTCCCATGAGCCGGAGCCGAAGGATAATCAGCCCATCTTCACCATGGACCCCCACAGCCACGCCCGTCCGCAGGAGGCGCGCATCACGCACCTATCGCTCGACCTGGAGGTTGACATGGAGGCGGAGCAAGTGAGCGGCACTGCCCGGTACGACATTGCAATGGCCAAGGACGCGGAGCGGATCGTATTCGACACGGATGGCCTCGACATTGAACGCGTGACCTTGGATGATGGCGAAGAGACCGCTTACAGCCTTGGAGATACGAGCTTCCTGGGACGAGCGCTGACGGTGACGTTGGCGCCCGGCACGCGGTCGGTCACCATCGCCTACCGCACCGGGCCCGGTGCGCGTGCGCTGCAATGGCTCAAGCCGCAGCAGACTTCCGGTAAACGGCACCCGTTCCTCTTCACGCAAGGACAGGCCATCCTCACCCGCACCTGGATCCCGATCCAGGACAGTCCTGGCATACGCTTCACCTACGAAGCCAGCATGCGGGTGCCGAAGGGCCTCATGGCCGTGATGAGCGCCGAGAATCCCACGGAGGTGAACGCCGATGGCGCGTACGCTTTCAGGATGGAACAGCCCATCCCCGCCTACCTTATCGCCTTGGCCGTGGGCGACCTGGCCTTCGTGCCCGTTGGCGAGCGCACCGGGGTTTACGCCGAGCCGGACCTGGTGCAGAAGGCCGCGTGGGAATTCGCCGACATGGAGAGGATGCTCACCACCGCCGAGGCGCTATACGGCGATTATCGCTGGGGCCGCTACGATGTGATCGTGCTGCCGCCCAGCTTCCCTTTCGGTGGCATGGAGAACCCGCGGCTCACCTTCGCCACGCCCACGATCCTGGCTGGCGATCGCTCGCTCACCGCATTGGTCGCGCATGAACTCGCGCACAGCTGGAGCGGCAATCTGGTGACCAACGCCACCTGGAACGACTTCTGGCTGAACGAGGGCTTCACCGTCTATTTCGAGAACCGCATCTGTGAAGCCGTTTATGGTGACGAGTACGCACGCATGCTGCAATTGCTCGGCCGCCAGGACCTGCACGCCACCATCGCCAAGCTTGAGGGCAAGGGCCAGCATGCCGATACGCATCTGCGCTTGCACCTCGAGGGCCGCGACCCTGACGAAGGCATGAACGATGTGGCCTACGAGAAAGGATTCGCTTTGCTGAAGCTCCTGGAAGAGAAGGCAGGTCGCGCCAAGTTCGACGCCTTCCTGCGCGGTTACTTCGATGCGCATGCATTCCGCAGCATGACCACCGACGACTTCGTGGCCTATCTGGACGATCACCTGCTGAAGCCCGAAGGCATTGAGCTGAACGTTGCTGAGTGGATCGATGGCGCGGGTTTGCCGGACAACGCCATTGAGCCGCAGAGCGACAGCTTCGCGAAGGTGGAGGCGGAGATCGCGCGTTGGGCCTCCGGCACGGCCGCCGAACAGATCGATGTGCAAGGCTGGACCACCTTTCATTGGATGCACTTCCTGCGCCACTTGCCAGAGGGCCTCGACAGCGAGAAGATGAAGGAGCTTGACGAGGCCTTCGCTTTCACGGCCAACGGCAATGCTGAAGTGCTCAGCGCCTGGCTCGAGCTCTGCATACGCAACGATTTCGATCCCGCCTTCGACCGCCTCGATCAGTTCCTCACCACGGTGGGCCGCAGGAAATTCCTCTTGCCGCTTTACGCGGAGCTGAACAAGAGCGAGAAGGGCCGCCTGATGGCGCACACCATCTACACCGCAGCGCGCGGCAACTACCATAGCGTTAGCGTGCGCAGCCTCGATGAGCTGTTGGCGTGGAAGGAGAATCGCCCGGCAGCGAAATTCTAG
- a CDS encoding T9SS type A sorting domain-containing protein produces the protein MRYLLFAAASIAFGASAIGQATNYPNGSLVADFTVTDTHGNVHNLYSYTSQGKHVILDFFFDTCGPCQATSHYFSQLHETYGCNAGDIICIAMNNGTDTNAEVDAYESTYGGPWSHPPAIGIEGGCTPVDNAFGVNAYPTYCLIGPDNLMKNQDIWPLADMNTFVQAFPAGSSITPTSCLVGIGEQGALASFSAYPVPSTGILTLSLPGNLQGGAQAEVTDAAGRKVHSVRMMGTSQSLLDLSGLADGQYLVRVTGADGSSGISRVAISR, from the coding sequence ATGAGATACCTTCTATTCGCGGCTGCTTCCATCGCATTCGGCGCATCGGCAATCGGTCAGGCCACCAATTATCCGAACGGCAGTTTGGTCGCCGACTTCACGGTCACCGATACCCATGGCAACGTGCATAACCTCTACAGCTACACCTCGCAGGGCAAGCACGTGATCCTTGACTTCTTCTTCGATACCTGCGGGCCCTGCCAAGCCACCTCGCATTACTTCAGCCAGCTCCACGAGACCTATGGCTGCAATGCAGGCGACATCATCTGCATCGCCATGAACAACGGCACGGACACGAACGCGGAGGTGGATGCGTATGAGTCCACCTATGGCGGACCATGGTCACATCCGCCAGCCATCGGCATCGAAGGCGGCTGCACCCCCGTTGACAATGCCTTCGGCGTGAATGCCTATCCGACTTATTGCCTCATCGGGCCTGATAACCTGATGAAGAACCAGGACATCTGGCCGCTCGCGGACATGAACACCTTCGTGCAGGCCTTTCCCGCTGGCAGCAGCATCACCCCGACCAGCTGCCTCGTGGGAATCGGTGAACAAGGCGCGTTGGCCTCGTTCAGCGCATACCCGGTGCCGAGCACGGGAATCCTGACACTCTCGCTTCCCGGTAATCTGCAAGGCGGAGCGCAGGCCGAAGTCACCGATGCCGCCGGCCGCAAGGTGCATTCCGTTCGAATGATGGGCACGAGCCAGTCCTTGCTCGATCTCTCGGGACTGGCCGATGGCCAATACCTGGTGCGCGTCACAGGTGCCGATGGCAGCTCAGGCATCAGCCGCGTCGCGATCAGCCGCTGA
- a CDS encoding phospholipase encodes MDERFIRVQRTARYHVLGTLVASPELWIVIHGYGQLARYFLNNFKGLEEERCIIAPEGLSRFYLDAEHSRVGATWMTREDRLHEIDDHVGYLDALCAELLRQAMPGARLNVLGFSQGVPTAARWAIRSSTPIRRAVLWAGSLPPELDREALSRWRHMPVDLVLGDRDEYAGTKELEAQALRLQQAEVPHRTHRFAGGHALEPVLLGRLIQGD; translated from the coding sequence GTGGACGAGCGCTTCATCCGCGTGCAGCGCACAGCGCGCTACCATGTGCTGGGCACCTTGGTGGCATCACCCGAACTCTGGATCGTGATCCATGGCTACGGCCAATTGGCACGCTACTTCCTCAACAATTTCAAAGGACTTGAAGAGGAGCGCTGCATCATCGCGCCGGAAGGATTGAGCCGCTTCTACCTCGATGCCGAGCATTCGCGGGTGGGTGCGACGTGGATGACCCGTGAGGACCGGCTGCACGAGATCGATGACCATGTGGGCTACCTCGATGCCCTGTGCGCTGAACTTCTCCGACAGGCCATGCCCGGAGCGCGATTGAATGTGCTCGGCTTCTCGCAAGGGGTGCCCACAGCGGCGCGCTGGGCGATCCGAAGCTCCACACCGATCCGGCGCGCAGTGCTATGGGCAGGCTCGCTGCCGCCGGAATTGGACCGCGAAGCGCTTTCGAGATGGCGCCATATGCCCGTTGATCTGGTGCTCGGTGATCGCGATGAGTACGCCGGCACGAAGGAATTGGAGGCCCAGGCCCTGCGCCTGCAGCAAGCGGAAGTGCCGCATCGCACGCATCGCTTCGCAGGCGGGCATGCGCTGGAGCCCGTACTGCTGGGTCGGCTCATCCAAGGCGATTAG
- a CDS encoding tungsten formylmethanofuran dehydrogenase: MAFTATKRLSKSGVAPDQDTLLRAWDLMCTAKAMTELYEEHFKLTSKYVHATSRGHEAIQLALGMQLKAQDFVAPYYRDDSILLAIGMEPYELMLQLLAKRDDPFSGGRTYYGHPSLRRTGMPRIPHQSSATGMQAIPTTGIALGLWYKEQAGIVHDFNGSSDQDAPVVVCSLGDASVTEGEVAEAFQMAVLKKLPIIYLVQDNEWDISASADEIRVADASEYAKGFPGLEVRKVDGADFIASYGTLNEVIGLVRKERRPFLVHAKVPLLNHHTSGVRMEFYRSEENLAEHRKRDPFPRFFQQCLDNRLQLDGLKQIEQKAIARVKADFERARAADDPAPEDLTTHAFAPTPVTEERGDRAPKDRQPTVMVDSALFAIRELMQEDPRCLLYGQDVGARLGGVFREAATLARDFGGHRVFNTPIQEAFIIGSTVGMSAAGLKPIVEVQFADYIWPALNQLFTEVARSCYLTVGKWPVSCILRVPIGAYGSGGPYHSSSVESVLCNIKGIKVAYPSTGADLKGLMKAAYHDPNPVVMLEHKGLYWSKIKGTEEAKTVEPSADYIIPFGKARLVLEAEADAVAKGEAAVIVTYGMGVYWAKAAAKDFPGRVTIIDLRTLVPVDEETVMDAVRRHGRCIVVTEEQLTNSFAQALASRIGDACFELLDAPVRTLGSVDMPAIPLNSTLEAAMIPSAEKVAGALKDLLAY; the protein is encoded by the coding sequence ATGGCCTTCACCGCCACCAAGAGACTTTCGAAGTCTGGCGTAGCGCCGGACCAGGACACCCTGCTCCGCGCCTGGGACCTGATGTGCACGGCCAAGGCCATGACCGAGCTCTATGAGGAGCACTTCAAGCTCACGAGCAAGTACGTGCATGCCACCAGCCGGGGCCATGAGGCGATACAGCTCGCGCTGGGCATGCAGCTGAAGGCACAGGACTTCGTAGCGCCGTACTACCGGGATGACAGCATCCTGCTGGCCATCGGCATGGAGCCTTATGAGCTGATGCTGCAATTGCTGGCCAAGCGCGACGACCCCTTCAGCGGCGGCCGTACCTATTACGGCCATCCCAGCCTGCGCCGCACGGGCATGCCGCGCATCCCCCACCAGAGCAGCGCAACCGGCATGCAGGCGATACCCACCACCGGCATCGCGCTCGGCCTCTGGTACAAGGAACAGGCGGGCATCGTGCACGACTTCAATGGAAGCAGCGATCAGGACGCGCCAGTGGTGGTGTGCTCGCTCGGTGATGCTTCCGTGACCGAGGGCGAGGTGGCCGAGGCCTTCCAGATGGCCGTGCTGAAGAAACTGCCCATCATCTACCTGGTGCAGGACAACGAGTGGGACATCAGCGCCAGCGCCGACGAGATCCGCGTAGCCGATGCGAGCGAATACGCGAAGGGCTTCCCCGGCCTCGAGGTTCGCAAGGTTGATGGCGCCGACTTCATCGCGAGCTACGGCACGCTGAATGAAGTGATCGGCCTCGTGCGCAAGGAGCGCCGTCCGTTCCTGGTGCATGCCAAGGTGCCGCTGCTCAACCACCACACCAGCGGGGTTCGCATGGAGTTCTACCGCAGCGAGGAGAACCTGGCCGAGCACCGCAAGCGCGACCCCTTCCCGCGCTTCTTCCAGCAATGCCTCGACAATCGCCTGCAACTCGATGGCCTCAAGCAGATCGAGCAGAAAGCCATCGCCCGGGTGAAGGCCGACTTCGAGCGCGCCCGCGCCGCAGATGACCCCGCGCCAGAGGACCTCACCACGCATGCCTTCGCTCCTACGCCAGTAACCGAAGAGAGAGGCGATCGCGCGCCGAAGGACCGTCAACCCACGGTGATGGTGGACAGCGCGCTCTTCGCCATCCGCGAGCTGATGCAGGAGGATCCACGCTGTTTGCTCTATGGACAGGACGTGGGTGCGCGCCTCGGCGGCGTGTTCCGTGAGGCGGCAACGCTCGCGCGCGATTTCGGCGGGCACCGCGTGTTCAACACGCCGATCCAGGAGGCCTTCATCATCGGCAGCACCGTAGGCATGAGCGCCGCTGGCTTGAAGCCGATCGTCGAGGTCCAGTTCGCCGATTACATCTGGCCAGCGCTCAACCAGCTCTTCACCGAGGTGGCGCGCTCGTGCTACCTCACCGTGGGCAAGTGGCCGGTGAGCTGCATCCTGCGCGTGCCGATCGGCGCCTACGGCAGCGGCGGCCCCTACCATAGCAGCAGCGTGGAGAGCGTGCTCTGCAACATCAAGGGCATCAAGGTGGCCTACCCCAGCACCGGCGCCGACCTGAAAGGGCTGATGAAGGCCGCCTACCACGACCCTAATCCCGTGGTGATGCTGGAGCACAAGGGCCTCTACTGGAGCAAGATCAAAGGCACCGAGGAAGCGAAGACCGTTGAGCCCAGCGCTGATTACATCATCCCCTTCGGCAAGGCGCGCTTGGTGCTGGAGGCCGAAGCCGATGCGGTGGCCAAGGGCGAAGCGGCGGTGATCGTCACCTATGGCATGGGCGTGTATTGGGCCAAGGCCGCCGCGAAGGATTTCCCGGGTCGCGTCACCATCATCGACCTGCGCACCTTGGTTCCTGTGGACGAGGAGACCGTGATGGATGCGGTGCGAAGGCATGGGCGCTGCATCGTGGTCACCGAGGAGCAGCTCACCAATTCCTTCGCGCAAGCCTTAGCATCGCGCATCGGCGATGCGTGCTTCGAGCTGCTCGATGCGCCGGTGCGCACGCTCGGCTCAGTTGACATGCCGGCGATCCCGCTCAACAGCACGCTCGAGGCGGCGATGATCCCGAGCGCGGAGAAAGTCGCAGGGGCGCTGAAGGACCTCCTCGCCTATTGA
- a CDS encoding TIGR00266 family protein, with product MTRQAHELDHRIVGDDMQCVEITLDPGETVVAEAGTMMMMDEGIAMQTIFGDGRGQQQGFLDKMLGAGKRLLTGESLFMTTYTNQSQVRRTAWFAAAYPGKIMPLDLRDYQGKLICQKDSFLCAAKGVSIGIAFQKRLGAGLFGGEGFIMQKLEGDGQVYIHAGGTTVQRDLAPGEMLRVDTGCLVAMTQTIDYDIQFVGGIKNTLFGGEGLFFAQLRGPGHVWIQSLPFSRLADNIIAASPKAGGRGKEEGSILGGLGRMLDGDN from the coding sequence ATGACCCGCCAAGCCCACGAACTCGATCACCGCATAGTCGGTGACGACATGCAATGCGTCGAGATCACACTCGACCCCGGAGAGACCGTCGTTGCCGAAGCAGGCACGATGATGATGATGGATGAAGGCATCGCCATGCAGACCATCTTCGGCGATGGGCGCGGGCAGCAGCAGGGCTTCCTGGACAAGATGCTCGGCGCGGGCAAGCGCCTGCTCACCGGTGAGAGCCTCTTCATGACCACTTACACCAACCAGAGCCAGGTGCGCCGCACGGCCTGGTTCGCGGCGGCCTACCCCGGCAAGATCATGCCGCTGGATCTGCGCGACTACCAAGGCAAACTGATCTGCCAGAAGGACAGCTTCCTCTGCGCGGCCAAAGGCGTGAGCATCGGGATCGCCTTCCAGAAGCGCTTGGGCGCGGGCCTCTTCGGCGGTGAGGGCTTCATCATGCAGAAGCTGGAGGGCGATGGCCAAGTGTACATACACGCCGGCGGCACCACCGTGCAGCGCGATCTGGCGCCCGGAGAGATGCTCCGCGTGGATACCGGCTGTCTGGTGGCCATGACGCAGACCATCGATTACGATATCCAGTTCGTAGGCGGGATCAAGAACACGCTTTTCGGCGGCGAGGGCTTGTTCTTCGCGCAGCTGCGCGGGCCGGGCCATGTGTGGATACAGTCGTTGCCATTCAGCAGGCTCGCGGATAACATCATCGCCGCTTCGCCGAAGGCTGGCGGCCGCGGGAAGGAAGAGGGCAGCATCCTCGGCGGCTTGGGCCGCATGCTCGACGGCGATAACTGA
- a CDS encoding AraC family transcriptional regulator: MAEPSFMRPSERLAPYLSYYFIMENEAVPGEPPFEVNVLPVPHAQMVFSYGDESYERDMGGPLKHSPGYAITGYTTRTVAYSNPGRLGVIMAGFHPWGLTPFLDFELKRATDRNVELRGVMRGTEALERSMRAASGPEQRIACIEAFLVAHLRKPALDETMMAACKKAMEMLGKTTVAALAGEAGLSVRQFQRRFIDRIGAEPKLFLQLVRFQHAFELMDQSRAMPDWIAIAVAAGYYDQSHFINDFKGFTGFTPTDYLARMHRSEVGRTFDENIDKDDPLRRMYI, translated from the coding sequence ATGGCCGAACCGAGCTTCATGCGCCCTTCGGAGCGATTGGCTCCTTACCTGTCGTACTACTTCATCATGGAGAACGAAGCCGTACCCGGTGAGCCGCCCTTCGAGGTCAACGTGCTGCCCGTGCCTCATGCTCAGATGGTGTTCAGTTATGGCGACGAGTCGTATGAGCGCGACATGGGCGGCCCGCTGAAGCACTCACCAGGCTACGCGATCACCGGCTACACCACCCGCACCGTGGCCTATTCGAACCCGGGGCGCCTGGGAGTGATCATGGCTGGCTTTCACCCGTGGGGGCTGACACCCTTCCTGGACTTTGAATTGAAGCGCGCAACGGACAGGAACGTTGAATTGCGGGGAGTGATGAGGGGCACGGAAGCGCTGGAGCGGTCCATGCGCGCGGCATCCGGGCCCGAGCAGCGAATCGCGTGCATCGAGGCATTCCTGGTCGCGCACCTGCGCAAGCCCGCGCTCGATGAAACCATGATGGCCGCGTGCAAGAAGGCCATGGAGATGCTTGGTAAGACCACGGTGGCTGCGTTAGCTGGCGAAGCAGGACTGAGCGTGCGGCAATTCCAGCGGCGGTTCATCGACCGAATAGGCGCTGAGCCGAAGCTCTTCCTGCAGCTCGTGCGGTTCCAGCACGCTTTCGAGCTGATGGACCAGAGCCGCGCCATGCCGGACTGGATCGCGATCGCCGTTGCGGCAGGCTATTACGACCAGAGCCACTTCATCAACGACTTCAAAGGCTTCACCGGTTTCACGCCCACGGATTACCTCGCGCGCATGCACCGCAGCGAGGTAGGCCGCACGTTCGACGAAAACATCGACAAGGATGACCCGCTTCGGCGCATGTACATCTGA
- a CDS encoding c-type cytochrome, giving the protein MKRILKFVGILLLLFVLAVSAAIGYVTAALPGIDAPADLKVELTPERIERGRYLANSLCVCMDCHSTRDWDLYAGPLKPGTFGGGGEKFDRSMQFPGEFYSKNITPFALSGWTDGEIYRAITSGISKDGHPFFPVMPYGNYNKLATEDVHSIIAYLRTLDPVKTQPYPASVIDFPVNLIMRTMPAPAAPMVRPSPGDPAYGEYVVNAGACMECHTKSEKGKKIGEPFAGGFVFNLPNGSIVRSANITPHPTDGIGAWDKATFIARFKQYADSSYAPPKVDWQAGDFQTVMPWLMYATMTEEDLGSIYDYLRALPPVAGRPEKWTPAPTGS; this is encoded by the coding sequence ATGAAACGCATCCTGAAGTTCGTGGGCATACTCCTTCTGCTCTTTGTCCTGGCGGTGTCCGCCGCCATCGGATACGTCACCGCGGCCTTGCCCGGTATCGACGCACCAGCCGACCTCAAGGTGGAACTCACGCCCGAGCGCATAGAGCGAGGCCGCTATCTGGCCAACAGCCTCTGCGTATGCATGGATTGCCACAGCACGCGCGACTGGGACCTCTATGCCGGCCCGCTCAAGCCGGGCACCTTCGGCGGCGGCGGCGAGAAGTTCGATCGGTCCATGCAGTTCCCCGGCGAGTTCTACTCGAAGAACATCACGCCCTTCGCCCTGAGCGGCTGGACGGACGGGGAGATTTACCGCGCTATCACCAGCGGCATCAGCAAGGATGGCCATCCGTTCTTCCCGGTGATGCCGTATGGGAACTACAACAAGCTGGCGACGGAAGATGTCCATAGCATCATCGCCTACCTCCGAACGCTCGACCCGGTCAAGACGCAGCCCTATCCGGCCAGCGTGATCGATTTCCCGGTGAACCTGATCATGCGCACCATGCCTGCACCTGCCGCTCCCATGGTGCGGCCATCGCCAGGAGACCCTGCGTACGGCGAGTACGTCGTGAACGCGGGTGCGTGCATGGAATGCCATACCAAGTCAGAGAAGGGGAAGAAGATCGGAGAGCCCTTCGCCGGCGGCTTCGTCTTCAACCTGCCCAACGGCTCCATCGTGCGGTCCGCCAACATCACGCCGCACCCCACCGATGGGATAGGCGCATGGGACAAGGCCACCTTCATCGCGCGCTTCAAGCAGTACGCCGATAGCAGCTATGCGCCACCGAAGGTCGACTGGCAGGCCGGGGACTTCCAGACCGTGATGCCGTGGCTCATGTACGCCACGATGACCGAGGAGGACCTGGGATCCATCTACGATTACCTGCGCGCATTGCCCCCTGTGGCGGGCCGTCCGGAGAAGTGGACTCCTGCGCCGACCGGTTCTTAG
- a CDS encoding GNAT family N-acetyltransferase, with amino-acid sequence MSDSVIIEPITKDDHLGLFKLIDRERVRLQPYFPVTCAHCTDPRATRSYIKDMLAKSKRREYFCFVMRDYEGSDPIGLVFLKEFDWTVPRCEIAYFISAIYEGKGITTMGVMWAVDFAFTQLGMEKVLARVDPENIGSCTVLERCGFEREGIMRRDYRTADGRLLDLAMYSVLR; translated from the coding sequence ATGAGCGATTCGGTCATCATCGAGCCCATCACCAAGGACGACCACCTCGGCCTGTTCAAATTGATCGACCGGGAGCGCGTGCGACTGCAGCCCTATTTCCCGGTCACCTGCGCACACTGCACTGACCCACGCGCCACGCGCAGCTATATCAAAGACATGCTGGCGAAGTCGAAACGACGCGAGTATTTCTGCTTCGTTATGCGAGACTATGAAGGCAGCGATCCGATCGGCCTGGTGTTCCTGAAAGAGTTCGATTGGACGGTGCCGCGCTGCGAAATCGCCTACTTCATCAGCGCCATATATGAGGGCAAGGGCATCACCACCATGGGCGTGATGTGGGCGGTTGACTTCGCCTTCACGCAACTGGGCATGGAAAAGGTGCTGGCCCGCGTGGATCCAGAGAATATCGGCAGTTGCACGGTGCTGGAGCGCTGCGGCTTCGAGCGCGAGGGCATCATGCGCCGCGATTACCGCACCGCCGATGGGCGCCTGCTCGACCTTGCGATGTACAGCGTGCTGCGCTAA
- a CDS encoding queuosine precursor transporter, which produces MIGVKLFQLESLFGAAKADFTLLGQEGMSFVLSVGVLPWPIVFIMTDVVNDYYGVRGVRFLTLLTAGLIAFGFVVMYFAIGMPPADFWLGMNADQGVPDMQAAFSGIFGQGMNIILGSLAAFIVGQLVDAFTFRRIKRITGDRRIWLRATGSTLISQLIDSVVVTYVAFWVMRDDFSFARCTAMVLTAYSYKFIVALLSTPVVYLAHAGVERYLGAERAAAMRAAALLAREDQ; this is translated from the coding sequence ATGATCGGCGTGAAGCTCTTCCAGCTGGAGAGCCTCTTCGGCGCGGCGAAGGCCGACTTCACGCTGCTCGGCCAAGAGGGCATGAGCTTCGTGCTCAGCGTGGGCGTGCTGCCCTGGCCCATCGTCTTCATCATGACCGACGTGGTGAACGACTACTACGGCGTGCGCGGTGTTCGCTTCCTCACCCTTCTCACGGCGGGGCTCATCGCCTTCGGATTCGTCGTCATGTACTTCGCCATCGGCATGCCGCCAGCCGATTTCTGGTTGGGCATGAATGCCGATCAGGGCGTGCCCGACATGCAAGCGGCCTTCTCCGGGATCTTCGGGCAAGGCATGAACATCATCCTCGGCTCGCTCGCGGCCTTCATCGTGGGGCAGCTCGTGGATGCGTTCACGTTCAGGCGCATCAAGCGCATCACCGGTGATCGCCGCATCTGGCTGCGCGCCACCGGGAGCACGCTCATCAGCCAGCTCATCGATAGCGTCGTGGTCACCTACGTGGCCTTCTGGGTGATGCGCGACGACTTCAGCTTCGCACGCTGCACGGCCATGGTGCTCACCGCGTATTCGTACAAATTCATAGTGGCGCTATTGAGCACCCCGGTCGTGTACCTCGCCCATGCAGGAGTGGAACGGTACCTTGGCGCCGAGCGAGCAGCAGCCATGCGAGCGGCTGCGCTGCTTGCGCGCGAAGACCAATGA
- a CDS encoding MOSC domain-containing protein — MSLATIRIHPVKSLGGFAVQQAKLTDRGLQHDRRWMLVDPDGRFLSQREIPAMACLRCAPQGDGFRVTDIRNGEAIDLPWSIASEGSRMASVWSDLVRVEQGNAQWSTWFSARLGADVQLVFMPEATHRRIDGRYAKGHTSLSDGFPYLIVSQASLDDLNARLDAPVPMDRFRPNLVIAGGAAFQEDAWKEVAIGGARFQLVKPCARCVITATDQSTGERGKEPLRTLATYRARDGKVLFGMNAAGLEGGVVRVGDLVAP; from the coding sequence TTGTCGCTCGCAACCATCCGCATTCATCCAGTGAAGTCGTTGGGCGGCTTCGCGGTGCAGCAGGCGAAGCTCACCGACCGCGGCTTGCAACACGACCGCCGCTGGATGCTCGTGGATCCGGATGGCCGCTTCCTCTCACAACGCGAGATCCCTGCCATGGCCTGCCTGCGTTGCGCGCCACAGGGCGATGGCTTCCGCGTGACCGACATCCGCAATGGCGAGGCGATCGACCTGCCGTGGTCCATTGCGAGCGAGGGTTCGCGCATGGCCAGCGTGTGGAGCGACCTCGTGCGCGTTGAGCAAGGAAATGCTCAGTGGAGCACGTGGTTCAGCGCACGGCTCGGCGCTGATGTTCAACTCGTATTCATGCCGGAAGCCACGCACCGCCGCATCGATGGGCGCTATGCGAAAGGTCATACCAGCCTCAGCGACGGCTTCCCGTACTTGATCGTATCACAGGCTTCACTGGATGATCTGAATGCACGGCTCGATGCGCCGGTGCCCATGGACCGCTTCCGGCCCAATCTGGTTATCGCTGGTGGCGCTGCGTTCCAAGAGGATGCGTGGAAAGAGGTCGCCATCGGCGGAGCGCGATTCCAGCTCGTGAAGCCCTGCGCGCGATGCGTGATCACCGCCACGGACCAGAGCACGGGTGAACGCGGAAAGGAGCCCCTGCGCACGCTGGCCACCTATCGCGCACGCGACGGCAAGGTGCTGTTCGGGATGAACGCGGCGGGGCTCGAAGGCGGTGTGGTGCGCGTGGGCGATCTTGTGGCCCCGTGA